In Nostoc sp. GT001, a genomic segment contains:
- a CDS encoding sugar porter family MFS transporter, with protein MSTTTVRRKSSTFYVILIAGAAALGGFLFGFDTAVINGAVGAITKDFNANSVQIGLAVSLALLGSAVGAFYAGKIADRYGRVKAMVASSVLFTISAIGSGLPFGIWDFTFWRVLGGIAVGAASVIAPAYIAECSPTHLRGRLGSLQQLAIVVGIFIALICDYFIAVSAGSAESPFLFGISAWRWMFWTEIPPAVLYGMSALMIPESPRYLVAQGREPEAANVLTKILGGDVLPKIEEIRQTVLREREPSFSDLLSRSGGLLPIVWIGIGLSVLQQFVGINVIFYYSSVLWRAVGFSEKDSLSITVITGAVNIITTLIAIAFVDKFGRKPLLIVGSIGMTFTLGTMAYLFGNAPLDAAGNPNLTGSAGTTALIAANLYVFCFGFSWGPVVWVLLGEMFNNKIRAAALSVAAAMQWVANFIISTTFPPILQYFGLGSAYGLYTIAAATSFFFILFFIKETKGIELEDM; from the coding sequence ATGTCTACCACTACTGTTCGTCGTAAATCCAGCACATTCTATGTGATTTTAATTGCTGGTGCTGCTGCCCTCGGCGGTTTTCTGTTCGGTTTTGATACTGCTGTAATTAACGGTGCAGTTGGAGCCATTACCAAAGACTTTAACGCCAACAGTGTACAGATTGGTCTTGCGGTATCCCTGGCATTGTTGGGTTCTGCGGTCGGAGCCTTTTATGCAGGCAAGATTGCAGACCGGTATGGTCGAGTCAAGGCAATGGTTGCATCTTCGGTGTTATTTACCATCAGTGCCATTGGTTCCGGGCTGCCCTTTGGAATTTGGGATTTTACCTTTTGGCGGGTATTGGGTGGTATTGCAGTCGGTGCTGCTAGCGTTATTGCCCCAGCATACATTGCAGAATGTTCTCCCACGCATTTGCGAGGAAGATTAGGATCTCTGCAACAATTAGCGATCGTAGTTGGAATTTTCATTGCATTGATATGCGACTACTTTATTGCTGTGTCCGCAGGTTCAGCCGAATCGCCGTTTTTGTTTGGTATAAGCGCTTGGCGCTGGATGTTTTGGACAGAAATTCCTCCAGCCGTGCTTTACGGAATGTCTGCTTTAATGATTCCCGAATCTCCCCGATACTTGGTTGCCCAAGGACGAGAACCAGAAGCTGCTAACGTTCTGACCAAGATTTTGGGAGGTGATGTGCTGCCAAAAATTGAAGAAATTCGGCAGACAGTGCTTCGTGAGCGGGAACCTAGTTTTTCTGACCTTTTAAGCAGAAGTGGCGGACTCCTTCCCATTGTTTGGATAGGAATAGGCTTATCTGTATTACAGCAATTTGTTGGGATTAATGTAATCTTCTACTACAGCAGCGTTTTGTGGCGGGCCGTTGGGTTTTCCGAAAAAGATTCCCTATCAATTACGGTGATTACAGGAGCCGTCAACATTATTACAACATTGATTGCGATCGCCTTCGTAGATAAATTTGGTCGCAAGCCTTTACTTATAGTAGGGTCGATAGGCATGACCTTTACCTTGGGGACGATGGCTTATCTTTTTGGTAATGCTCCCCTTGATGCTGCTGGGAACCCCAATCTCACCGGAAGCGCCGGGACTACGGCTCTCATCGCAGCCAACCTCTATGTCTTTTGCTTCGGTTTCTCCTGGGGCCCAGTGGTTTGGGTACTGTTAGGAGAAATGTTTAATAACAAAATTCGAGCCGCTGCACTTTCAGTTGCTGCTGCTATGCAATGGGTTGCCAATTTCATCATTTCCACAACATTTCCTCCCATACTGCAATATTTCGGTCTAGGTTCTGCCTATGGACTTTATACAATTGCAGCAGCTACCTCATTCTTTTTCATTCTCTTTTTTATTAAAGAAACCAAAGGAATTGAGTTAGAAGACATGTAA